In a single window of the Natronosalvus caseinilyticus genome:
- a CDS encoding DNA adenine methylase, with translation METLDLLESEGGTGSAPRQYYPQNPGPPKMSSGYTPRESTQSGTFPYPGAKGGLSDWIVDTMPAHDTYIEVFGGAAGVMYNKPRSKYEIYNDHNEDLTQFFTVLRDRPDELSEWLESVPYSRAQYEQWVAEFYNGVRPDDPIARAGRFFSLRYMQFLGIASSPNGFKTRARRSPARTFDNARKRIHSLARRFDQVTIESQDFQAILEKYDDSAVDVLYYADPPYVGGEDQYNGEFDHDVFVDCLRDIENDWMVSCSTIPDGLSEFTIVEQQSRHRMTRSSDEVSERIVCNFDPEERSAFANGNSN, from the coding sequence ATGGAAACCCTGGATCTACTCGAGAGCGAAGGCGGAACTGGAAGTGCTCCACGCCAATACTATCCTCAAAATCCTGGCCCACCCAAAATGTCCTCGGGCTATACCCCTCGGGAAAGTACCCAATCAGGTACGTTTCCGTATCCCGGCGCGAAGGGAGGGCTCTCCGATTGGATTGTCGATACGATGCCGGCCCACGATACGTATATCGAGGTATTTGGTGGTGCAGCAGGCGTCATGTACAATAAACCCCGATCGAAGTACGAGATCTACAACGACCACAACGAGGATCTGACGCAATTCTTTACAGTCCTCCGAGACCGACCTGACGAACTATCTGAGTGGCTCGAGTCAGTCCCCTATTCACGAGCGCAGTACGAGCAATGGGTAGCAGAATTTTATAACGGGGTGCGTCCAGACGATCCCATCGCACGTGCAGGCCGGTTCTTCTCACTTCGCTACATGCAGTTTCTCGGCATCGCGTCGTCACCAAATGGTTTCAAAACACGCGCACGCCGGTCACCCGCACGTACGTTCGACAATGCTCGAAAAAGAATCCACTCGCTTGCTCGCCGGTTCGATCAAGTCACCATCGAGAGTCAGGACTTCCAAGCAATCCTCGAGAAATACGATGATTCCGCTGTAGATGTCCTCTACTACGCTGACCCCCCTTATGTTGGTGGAGAAGACCAATACAATGGGGAATTCGACCATGACGTCTTTGTCGACTGTCTCCGTGATATCGAGAATGACTGGATGGTTTCGTGTTCTACGATTCCCGATGGACTTTCGGAATTCACCATTGTAGAGCAGCAGAGTCGCCATCGAATGACGCGAAGTTCAGACGAGGTCAGCGAGAGAATCGTTTGCAATTTCGACCCTGAAGAGCGATCAGCATTCGCCAACGGCAACAGTAACTGA